TTCTTCAAGGTATTGCGCCTTTTGTGCCTATTTGACGAAGTGTGTCCGCCAGATGTCACGACCCGTCTTTGCAAAACAAAGCCGCGTGCGTTTGCAGGTTGTCATTCAGCCGCCGATTAAGCGTTGTTTTGATGGTTGTTTCCGATGATGGATGCCGTTGCGCGAAGGAGATAAGAAGGAAAAACTTCCGTGCGAGGCAGATACTTCCCCGACCTACACCTCACGAAACACGAAAACGAAGTTACACTGGTTATACGACGGCAGCACCAACCTGCGTTTGTTTTGACAACGAACAATCCACCCTTTCCCAATCACGTGATATATTGGTGTGACGAGGCGCGGCGTGTGGTCTATTCATCAGCCATCTCGCATTTCAAAAGTGGTGCAGGACGGGGAAGTTGGTGTTGGATCATAATGTGAAGATGCTGTCCGTGTCTTTTGGCTGCATCTCAACGTTAtgatctcgcatttcccagaaaacatctaatgaATAAGGCAGTTAATGAACTAATTAGTCGCCCAGTAGTTGCATACACTGCCTTACCGGATGTCCGCAATGGCCGTGTAACCACCTGTGAAAAACGAAATTTATGCATCTCTaatagtttttttattaaaaaaaacatgtgtaaaaaaagaaaaaagaagcagacatatacacacaaagaaaaaaaggaagtgaAAGTCTAAAAGAAGTGATGTGTTTGCgtttatttattgtttattCGATCCGAGATTTTAAGACAGATTGAAGAAATGGTTTGGAGGAGCACCACCTGGAAACTTGGCATAGATGCTATGATAGTATGTGGTTATGTGCGGCTTGTTGGTCGTAGTCCATCTTAAGATCGGTAAAACAAAACCGACAACTCTGAAACAATTATCCCAATCACATCCCTATCTTAACTTTACCAGGGGTTACCACATACAAGGACTTTCCGGGTATATATTTCCTCGAACCTCAGCTGGAACACCCACAGAAACGAGATCACGCGGGAAGCTCGTAATAAGCTTTGGTACATCAAGCGTAATCTACGTAATCTGAGGCAGGCAACGTTCCAAACCAAACTGCTTACAGTTGTACGCCCCATTCTTGAACACGCCAGCTCCGTTTGGGACCCATTCACGCAACTTGAACGTATTCAGAGACTGTCTCTTTGCTTCATATTTGACAAGTATCGCCGCGCGGGCTCCGTTTCACCCTGCTCTGGCTCATATTGATGCCCTCGAATCGCATCATAAGCACGACCATAAGTATATTTGTACCAGATTATCAATGGTAAATTAccttattttttgttgttgtctcgtttttttttgtactttgtTGGTGTTTTGTTTGTTACCCGTGAAATTACTGTGTCTAATCCTTACTGAAACTGTTGCGTATTTGttactgtttgtttgttctaTCATGTTCACCCACGTCATGCCTCCAGGCCCTTGGGTATAtcgcaataaataaataaattccgCGTTGACAGCTCCGTCCCACTGTGTCGGACAAATGTATTCGGACATTCTCTCTTCTCAGACATTCAGCCCTCAATTATGAAGTATGGACGAGCAGAATGCTTTGCACTGTGTTACCAATGCACCAATACTGGAATATTGCTGACGCGCTCTTCATGTGCTTGTTTGAGTGTAGTACGCGGATCTACTGTACTAATCTTATAACGCAATAGTTTTCTGTTCTTGTTCACAACGTTAGTATACTGTTTAGTATTGTCTGCTAAACTGGCGTTACCTTGGACCACAGTTGTTCCTTGCTTTTGTTTGTGCAACGTCTGCTCATCGTTAAGTATCCCATTCCTGCAACGACTGTCAGCAGTAttgaataaataaaaataaataaataaaacaccgAACGGCTACGCGCACTGACAGCGTGTGAATCTAAGTCCGGTTTGAAGTAAGGCCGGTTTCGGGTTCCAGATGTCATAACTTTCCACTTGAACCGGAAGCCTATCAGATTATTGTTCTGCTTTGCTCcggaacgaaaaagaaaatgaagattTTCGTTCAATTTCAGCTTATCCAacacagcattttttttttctttccggtTTGCGGTTTCAgctcggttcgacaccctggccgTACGTAATTAAATCGCAACTACGCGAACTTCATTTTTCAATTTGTACCATTTCATTTTGTGGGCATCGTGAAAAGCTTTTAAAGATGCAAGAATGAGGACGTAACAGATGCATTGGATTGCAAACGATCTACTATATTAGACAATTCGGCACTTAAAATTTGTCGCGGGCTTTTCAGACCACTTAACTCATATTCGATAGCAACGTAAGGCACGGCCACTACTATAAACAGAGTAAGTACTTGAAAGTAGGCATGGTTGAACCCAGCTCTTATGACCAAACCACGTGCTTATCGGCATTCGTCCATGGATACGCATGACATGGAGGTAGACAAACACGGTATCAGTTTGGACTTGGTCCTTCGTCGATATGGGCACAATACGCGGTACAGGGCTGTGCTGTCACCGCTTTGTATTCAAGATGACCACTGGAAGAGTCACATACTTTGCGGACTTCACGAACGAGGTCAATTGGAGAGCCACGGAAATCATCGAATTGGGGATCCTTCCTTGTAGCCTGTGTAGTGTTTTGACGAAAGAGATGTACCTGCTGGACTCTGAACAAGGCAATGGTAACGTCACTCTTGAACGTCAAAGTGTGCCACTGAATGCCCTCTGTAGTTCATGCTACGTTTCTTCAAATATTTCGCAGCGTGCACACCATCTTCATTTTCGTAAGACGGAGCATCAACTGTCCAGTATTCTGGCCCTGCAAGTTAGATGTTGGAATCAGAAGAACGGCTGTGATTTCACGGGAACGCTTTCAGATGCCTCGAACCATTTTCAGGGGCAGTGCAAGTTTCACCAGATCTTGTGCCCCCGGTGCGATGATTTGGTCTTTCACCGTGACATTTTTCATCATATCGATCAAACGTGCCGCCAACGTAACGTTGAGAAAAGTAAACGAGAGGAAGGCACGCTAGAGAAGCTGATGGAATCTCAAGCTTACCTACAAGAAACCTTGAACAACCTAATCGCAAAGACCAAGGACGGCTTAAGGGGGCTCGAACATTCCGTGTCCAACCAAGTCAGGGAACTTGGCCTGGTACGCGTGAAGCAAGATGAACACGCTCTCTCGTCCTCTGCAGCACTACAAGACGTTAAGGCTGTGCTAGAACAATTTCCGGGCTTCATCAGACATCAGCAATGGATAAAGAAGACGTGCACCAACGTGCTAGGATTGACCAGCGACAAATTCTTCTGGTCAGTCGACAACGTCAGCCACTACGTCGAAAATGCCATTGATTCGGGAAGCGTGAGAATCAACAGTGACTGCTTCACGTTCGCAGGTTATAATGTACGACTTCGCGTAACATTCAGTAAGCGTCTGACTGATCTAGCTGTGGCCATTCATCTATGTCTGTGTCCAAGTCGGAACGATGATGCTTTGGAATGGCCTTTTAAGACGCCTTTTACGCTGGCCCTTGTCCATCCGAAGAGCTCGTCCAAGAGCTCGGTGAAATCAGTGCATCCCGAGGACAGTCCTTTTCCAGAGTGTTTCGAGCGACCCCTGATGACTGAAAACAGCGGTGTGGGTGGGTCTTGTTTTACGACGGGGCGAATGTTGGCCGGATTTGTCCTCGATGATTCAATTCTGGTCTGCTTAGAAAGGATACGATGATATGAAATCCATTGGCAATGTTCAGCGAAGTTTCGAGGTGAAGCAGTCACTATTTGGATGTAATGCAGTGTAATTACTAATGTTTAGAGGGCATTTTCTTTTAATCACGACAGATTTTATACATAAGGCAATTTGAGCAACGTGAATTTAGTTTTTGACCGCGACCTtgccggctcatttgcatataccGCAATTCAGTGATGAATTTTCAAAAATACCGAATTGTCTCCCGttttatctcgcttttgcccaaagTTCCCAgcgttaatgaattttaggcaaCTAGTCCTCTCGTAGTTGTATACTTTCTGCGGCAGCACTTGGCCGGAGAATTCAACTGAAAAACGAAATTCATTGTTCTATAGCCTCGGGACAGATAAAAATCTCTCCACCTGGTATATTGAGAAACGTAGCGAGGAAAAACAGGCACCAAAAACTCCGTCGTCGTACGTTTCTCAGGCAAGTACCAACCGGCCCCTTGTGGCTTATTTACTCGTGCTTCTAGGTTAATATACTGTCAATATTTACAGTCGTAATTGTCAACATGAAGCGTCGCTTGGGAACCACTGACGTGTACCCTTTCAAGTCGTCAGTAGCAGTTTGGTTCTTGCATGTCTTGGAACTAATGGCTGTGCGTCATTTAATGGTGTCGATGAACGTTGTTGGGCATTTACATCGCCGCGAAGGTAATGGCTATAAGCAACTTATATGAAAGCATTATTATCGGAGGCCAAGATGCACTGCTTGCACCGGACCACCCATAGCCCAGCGAGTACTTATGTTGAACAGATGAAGTACGGATATGTTCAGCGGTGACTCGGCTAATAGCCCACTGACAGCACTCCACACGTACTACAGCATCAGTTTGATTTGCGAAAGATAACAAAGATAACATATCTCATAAAAGTCGTCGTCAGCGATACTATTTACAATGTTTCGCTCTACCTAGACGATAGACATGTTTTTGTTAAACTGTTGGTACAGCGTCTTGATCAACACGTGTGGGTCACCGCAGTGACCCAAGTAATCGTCACTCGTTACATCCCAGACGACGACACCGGCTAAGGACTCGTTGAGCACATGGTTCGCCTTGAGTGCCAGACTTTCTTCGTCTTCGTACCCAACCCACTGGTCGTCGGCATAAGCGTAAGGACAGCCAGCGAGGATATCCCAAGAGTGGCTTAAGTTGCCCTTCATCAACATCTGACAGATCTCAAAGTAGGACAGCATTCCCGACGTTTTCGTGTAGCGTCCAGGAGATCCCAGGCTCCTTCCGGCTTGAACGAATGCTCCTGCACAGAAAAGCTCGCTCATTATCCACCCATCTTCAAATACAAATTCAAATTGTTACTCTACGTCGTTGTGGTGGTGTTACTCTTGTAGCTGCTGCTTCGTTGCAACGAGACATCATCCGTTCGATCAATAACGGACGGTTTCTGCTTTTTGCCTCTGAAGGTTTCAGAAAACAGTTTAAGGCGGACTCGTGCGATCTAGTCAACATTCGCTTCCGGAGAGTGTTGGCTGCACCgtcccaaaattgttttcttcgttttgCTTTTCTCTAGCGCTCTAATGAAGTAATATAATAggcgccagcgtgcagaacGTGCTAGCAAACGataaagccattattttcattcgcagggatctggaaaaccgCAGCAAGCTTGTCGAAATTGTTGACTGCAATCAACTCCCAGACCGCtactctagggaatgacatcattttggcccaaatgtgaagcgattttgttgcatctccgatagactcccatgtattgaaaatttgagaaactttaattcgccaaaaatcagtggatcgcgtcAGCGCttcaaaaacgtgtcattccctagataaacgcGTGCAGAACACGCCTGTACTTGTTTCGTGTGGAGATTTTGCGAGGTTTACGAggaccctgcgaacaaaaaatTCCCATAGACTTTAAGAAATGAGTCCGCCTTAGCGAAGCAGCTGCTTTTGCGGGGGAAAAATATCCCGCTATAAGGCGCAAAATTCAGTAGGAAAATGCTGTTTTATTAGGATAGCAGGCTCACCTGGATCGTGGTTTGCCGAGTCTTCTAGCGTGTACGTGTTGCCGTCAAAGGACACGGTGGCGACGAGTTTATGACGGGGTACGCCGCTCTGCAACGCTTTAGCGATGGCAGAACGGAAGCTGAAAGTCTGGTTGGAAGGAGCACGGTGCATGGGACTTGAGAAGTCCGCCACGAGCTCACTTCGAAAGCCGTGGGAAACTACGATGGCCAGATCCAGGTACGACGCTAGCCTTCCGCCAACCATTTCATGCTTGAAAACATCAGAGTCGGGTTCAAAGACGACGGCAAGTGTGAGCCCGCGTCGCTCGAAGTTCACCCACAGCTTTTGGAGAAGGATAACTATCTTGTGTGTGTTGGCATCGGGTTCGGACGGGAATAAACTAAGAAATATTAGGCTTAGAGGTGATAGTACAGCGAGCAATAACCGAGATAATAGATAGTACAGTTCTGGGTCTGCGCGCACTATGTTATTGCCGTGCGCGTAGGGCATACCACATTTTCAAACAGTCATTCGCGTTAAGACTCCGCTTTCAAAAGGCGTCATCATGTAGACAACGTGTTGGCTAGGCAACATGTTGGGTATTAAGTATTCGGCACGTAGATATGTTGCGTTAACTGATCAAGGGTAAGGCATTGGGGTCATCTTCAGTAGTTGGGAAGTTGAACCGGTACGGTGAACGGAACGGTAAGTAGTAGGGAGGTTTAGTCAAGAGTTTTCGCCcaaacggttcgcgaacggtaTTGCGGAGGACCAATGAGAAGGGGCAGTTAGTCGGAACATATTACTCTGAGAAAGAAATTCAtgagaaagaaggaagtcactgaaagggctagccagctataggactcgaacccagctggctaaccttttcagtgacttccttctttctcaTTAATTTCTTATAgacacttgaggctttgtatgtatttgtcctttctatgtgttccagcctcagaacatcaattcccatcatttCCCCCTGGTTTGGCAGTGGCAGAACCGTTCGCAAACAGTTTGCTTAAAAACAATTCACCGAAACTCCCTATAACGGATACCGCATCTCTCAATTTCAGTAACGAAATGAAATGATCGTGTGGTAgtgaattcgggtaatgactGTTACGGTCAGAAACGACATATGTGATATCCTTGTTCCGAGGATTCTGTTCCTTGAATACATACTCTAAATACCACGCTTGGGAAATGCAACATATCTTTTAAGCTGCATCCATCGATTATATGTGCATCATTCTGATGTGTGCTACACAATAACACGAAGACGCCTGCGACCTTTCGCCTTGCAGTTCTAAGACTTGACatgtactgtaggggacacggttgtctaaaatcagctgGTTTATCCGTGGTTTATCGCATCTCAAATCTCGAGGTGCTGCGAGACTTTTTCTTTGGAGTAATAAACGCGTGCCGCAcctggtccaccttcaaatattGGCACAACATTTTCAAGTGCATccgaggtaatatgggacggcgaagtactgacaaacgattttagctaaccgtgccCCCGGCAGTACGTGCATCAGACTCGACATTGCCCCTGGCGattaaactccccattcatcctCTCACAATATAGTTACGCTGCAGGTGTACTCACTTGTGTATGAGCAAACCATCGAAACCATTGCCTAGTGTCCAACGCACTACAGCGCTGCAGAAGCGTATGGTGCTGTACATGGACTGCGACGCATAGCTGAAGAGTTGACTGCTGGAGGTCATCTCTCCAACAGACAAAAGAATTTTAACGCTGGGCCTGGTCTTCTTGAGGAGCACCAGGTCTTTATAGAGGTTGGGATGCGTCATCTTGTGTGTGTAGTCGAAACTGAGCATGTCTTCCGTCCAATCAGCAGCACCCGTCAGAGGGTAGACGACGTACGAGCACCACTGTAAGGGGACTTGATTGGGCTCGTACCTAGTGGGGACAGAAAAAATGGTCACCGGTACATCGTGGGAACTAATAAGCCACACAAATAGATAAATGACGTTTCCGTTCCCGTCACCATGCATAATAACGTCGGGTGTAGTTCGGTAgacgggcttatggctttttttGATCAGCCGGAGTGTTCAAAAACGAAATAATGTACTGAAGTGAGAGAAGACTATATAGCGAATATAAAAAGAACAATAATTACAAGAATGTGTGatctagaagtttttttatatgcatttcaacaaccccatctgatgcacTTCTAGCGCAGGaaaaacacgggaatgctaagcctaacggattcgaaacttgccatcttgcgAGGAGGGTCGTTGAAAttggctaaatcacctcacctTAGTGGGGTTAGTCAAGTTTAGGTTccacagattgggggggggggggcgccccccaggcacgcactaggcggtgcgggagtcgagactgtgcctcgggttaggtcagaaggtcctcaaCCAAGATGGCGGATTGCCTTGAAGAAACGAGCGATAACATTTAATTTTTCTATGTTTGGTACGTTGTACGACATTGATTTCTGTTTCATTTCACCCGTGATTTTCTCATGTTTCTGGTAAAGTCATCTGTTATTTGATGTCTACTTCCGTTTGTttaaaaaagccataagcccgtctacggaactacatTCATAACGTCCACTTTGCCACTTGACATAGTACTATATCCATGATATGTGTTAGCTTATGTACGCGAGTAACTGCCTGCGAGCACCAGAGGCGTCGCACGACGAGAACGTACCGAAAACATTGAGGAAGTGCGCCTTGTTTTCGGCATGTCTCTCGTACGTCCCTCTTTCCTACGGCTTTTAACGCAACACAACTGTCCTTGTGGATCAAGACTGCCTACCTCATAGGGGGTTCTCTGTCGTAACTCGTCCTGTTGATGAGACACACGATAATTGGGCGATCGCGACCCTTTTGCTCGGCGACTTCTTTGGCTACGCGGACAGACGGGCGGTTGTCGGTCTCCACGAAGGTCTCCTTGCGCATGGTGGTGAGCAGGATGCCTGGAAGGACGAAGATGAACACAACGAAGAAAATGAGGCAGGCACTGGCGGTGTGCACCAAGGCGCTGTTGATGAACGGGTCGCCCACATCCACGGCTTGGTTGCTGCCCCGGATACCCACTAAGGTTGTCTCTTCGTTCTCCATCTTCGATATGCTTCGGAAGCCGCGCGCGAGCCTCTTTTGATTCGAACCGACTGTGCGGTTTGCCGATGACGATGTGCGCAACTCCTGCccctccttcttcttcctcctcgtccATTGGCCTTGATCCAcaaagggagattggccagggctcagtgtggttagcgtgctgttagccatatgtcggcacagttccctgggAGGTACCGACTGAGttgtctgggatttttcctgggttttcctcagacgctttctgACATatatcagcacagttcccttagaagtagACCCAGGACGCTTTCTGACATatatcagcacagttcccttagaagtagacccaggacgcacattctccagggcgtcagttgtgacgttgtccacctctgtgaggctgacaagGAAGAGCCCTTTCACCACTGATTGGCCTTGCTCAAGTGACGCttgcagagagggaattccggaatgctctcgacatccgtcgtctgctcttgtcacgcGTTACACTAAATTGCGCAGAAACGAGTCCATTAACCCgtgtcggattttcggcgtcattatcggtgatgaacgaggaata
This portion of the Ornithodoros turicata isolate Travis chromosome 3, ASM3712646v1, whole genome shotgun sequence genome encodes:
- the LOC135389129 gene encoding chitinase-3-like protein 2, giving the protein MANSTLTTLSPGQSPFVDQGQWTRRKKKEGQELRTSSSANRTVGSNQKRLARGFRSISKMENEETTLVGIRGSNQAVDVGDPFINSALVHTASACLIFFVVFIFVLPGILLTTMRKETFVETDNRPSVRVAKEVAEQKGRDRPIIVCLINRTSYDREPPMRYEPNQVPLQWCSYVVYPLTGAADWTEDMLSFDYTHKMTHPNLYKDLVLLKKTRPSVKILLSVGEMTSSSQLFSYASQSMYSTIRFCSAVVRWTLGNGFDGLLIHNLFPSEPDANTHKIVILLQKLWVNFERRGLTLAVVFEPDSDVFKHEMVGGRLASYLDLAIVVSHGFRSELVADFSSPMHRAPSNQTFSFRSAIAKALQSGVPRHKLVATVSFDGNTYTLEDSANHDPGAFVQAGRSLGSPGRYTKTSGMLSYFEICQMLMKGNLSHSWDILAGCPYAYADDQWVGYEDEESLALKANHVLNESLAGVVVWDVTSDDYLGHCGDPHVLIKTLYQQFNKNMSIV
- the LOC135389130 gene encoding uncharacterized protein LOC135389130, translated to MRAHHLHFRKTEHQLSSILALQVRCWNQKNGCDFTGTLSDASNHFQGQCKFHQILCPRCDDLVFHRDIFHHIDQTCRQRNVEKSKREEGTLEKLMESQAYLQETLNNLIAKTKDGLRGLEHSVSNQVRELGLVRVKQDEHALSSSAALQDVKAVLEQFPGFIRHQQWIKKTCTNVLGLTSDKFFWSVDNVSHYVENAIDSGSVRINSDCFTFAGYNVRLRVTFSKRLTDLAVAIHLCLCPSRNDDALEWPFKTPFTLALVHPKSSSKSSVKSVHPEDSPFPECFERPLMTENSGVGGSCFTTGRMLAGFVLDDSILVCLERIR